The Verrucomicrobiota bacterium nucleotide sequence ATGAACTGAAACCGCGCATGGGGTCGCGGCTTACGGGAACCGATTGCGATGAGCCTGATTCCAAATGACAGGCGCGCCGTTGGTCGGTTCGCCCAAAGCCGCCGTCCCTCCGGACATCGTGGCGCCGTTGGTGATGACGGACTTCTTGAAGAGTTCGGCATGGCCGTCCACGAACGTGATGTTGCCGCCAGTCTTTCCGTGGCGGTTGGCGAAGCTGCGGTAGCGATTCGCCGGGTTGACGGAATTGAAGTTGTTCGGCGTGCCGGGCACGTTCGACTCTTCGTTCGGACTGAATGACGTGTCATACATCAGAACCGTTCTGGTTGGATGGATGATTTCCGGCAAACGCGGCATGACCGGATAGGCGGATGGTCCGATCGCCTTGAGGTCGATGTTGAACGTCCAACTGAAGAAACCATTCAGCCCGCTGCCGCCCAGGGCGATGGATGCATCGTCATTCCCGATGAAACGCGCGCCCGGGCAGTGCCAGACCTTCGGATGTGTGTTGCCTGGAAACGGCATGTTCGCCTTGTTGACGGAGACGACGGAGGAACCTGGCGCAACCCAATAATTGGAAAGCGGACGCTCATTCATCCCGGCGCGGGGCAGGAGGTTGAACCACGCCGCAGGATCATCAGGGCGGCCGGTGTTCACGGCCGGTGGCCCGGCGAACACATTTCCAGGATAGAGCCCGTTCTCGCCCATGCCGTCCCGCGGAATCTTGTCATCGTAATCGCCGGAGTAGATCTGAATGGCCAGACCCCACTGCTTCGCGTTGTTGAGGCAGGTGGCTTGCTTCGCCTTGTCCTTCGCCTTCGCGAGTGCGGGCAGGAGCATGCCCGCCAGAATCGCGATGATCGCGATGACGACGAGCAGTTCGATCAGGGTGAACGCCGAGTCGGCGCGGCTGGAAGTTCGGTTGGCAGTCATGGTCGGGGCGGTCAAGGTTCGGGTCATGCCACGGCCCGCGCGAAGCACTGCTCGGCACGGTCCTGTGAATGGAGCGGACGCTAACGACGCTGCTCGCCCAATACAATCCCAAAACAGGTGAAGTTCAAGTGCCGAAGCTGCCACAATGCTCAGGCCGCCTGCGGCAACCCGCGCTTCGTGCCGCGCCAAATCCAGGCGCACACGAGCAGCGCGAGCCCGCTTAGCGCAGCGCCCGCCGCGAGTCGCGGCTCGCGATACTCCAGCACCACGCGCTTTGCCCCCGCGGGCAGCTCGATGGCTTGGAACGCGTGGTTCGCCCGCCACACGCGCGTGGCTTGGCCATCCACGGTGGCGGTCCAGCCGGGATACCACGTTTGCGCGACGACGAGCATCGCCGCGCCCGCGGTCTCCACCGTTACTTCCACGCGCCGCTGCGTGAAGCGGGCATCGAGAATCTTGGCACGCGAAGTGTCCGTCGCCTTCACGACGGCGGCGGCTTCCGCCGGGAGCAGAACTTCAACGTCGGGCTGAAACTGCTTTGAGCCCAGCGCGCGCGATGTGGCCTCGGCATCGGCGAACACCGGCCGCTGGCCGATGCTCACCCACAGACGCGGGCTGGCACGCGGCACGAACTTCATCACTTCGCCCGGCGCCGTCACATGCGACACGCCGAGGAAGTCCATCAACCGCGGGAACTCGTTCGTCGAGCCGTAGAGCAACCGGTTCACCTCCGCCGACTCGCGGGACACGAGCGTGGTCGCGCCGTTCACCTTTGGCAGGTGGTCGAGGTGGTTCAGGTTGCCCCAAAGCGCGACGCGCTGGGCTAGGAAGTCGTTCTTAAAGTCCGGCAACATGCGCGTGTGCAGGTCGAGCTCCGCGCGCGGCGAGAGCATCGCGCGCCCCTCGCCCACGCGGGGTGCCGGGTCGAGCTTGTGATACGCCTGCGCCAGCCCCGGCCCGAAGACGTCCGCCGGGATGGTCGGATTCTGTCGCGGGCTGTGCGTAACGAGGTCGAGCCAGAACAGAGCGAGCACGCCAAGCTGGAGCGCCAACTTCATGGGCTCTCGCGACTGGCCGGCGACCAGCCGCGCCACTGCCAGCACGAGCGCGAACAAGACAACCCGGACCACGGCATTCACCGCCGTCGATTGAACGTCATCCGTCGGCAGTGCCGAGTGCTTCGCCCACAACAACACGACTCCGACCACCGCAGCCGCAAGCACTGCGAAAGTGCCCGCACGTTGAACCTTGAACTTCGAACCTGGACCTTCGCCACAAGCGAACGCCGCCATCAGCGGCAGCGTGAACGCCGTCAGCAAGATGAACTTCACCGGGAAGCGCATGAACTCGACGGGCGCCAGCATCGCAATTACCGGATAAAGAAACCCGTTCGTCCCCATCGCCATCAGCACCGCGAGCGCCGTCGCCGCCGCGAGCACCCACACGCGCCGGTCGCGCATGCGCCACACGGCCAGCGCCGCGAGTGCGAGCACGCCCAGCCCCGCGTAGTAGCTCGGCAGGAACGATTGTCCCGCCTGCACGTAGATGCCCTGCGGCGTCTTGAAGCAGTGGAACAGCGGCACGATGAAGTTCGCCCAGCCCCACGCCGGCAGCGACCAGAAGCCCGCGCCAAACTCTCCGCCGCCAAAGCCCCTCGCCCGTTGTGAGACGGACAGCAGTTGGAAAAATGGCATCAAGATCACCGCGCACAAACCGGCCACCAACGCGACGGTCGCGAGAAACCGGCCGGCGACCTGCCGCTTATTGACCCGTGACCCGTCATCCGTAGTTCCAGCAAGCGCCGCGCACAGCCCCCAAGTCATGAGAATGAGTTCCGGCGCGCCCGACATCATCTGCATCGCGCCGGCGAGCGCGGCAAGGACGACGTTCCGGCCGCCTTCCGCGCCCGCGCGTTGCACGAGCAGCACCACCCACGGCATCCAGCCGAACGTGACGAGGTAGTTCGGATAGATGTGGCTTGTCAGCGACGTGCCGCCGAACACGAACGCCACGCCCGCGACGCCCGCGGCGAAGGACGAACCCGTCCAGCGATGCGCCAGCGCGTGCATGCCAAGGCCGCCGAGCATCCAGTGCGCGAGGCAGAACACGCCCAGCCCCCACGGCAGCGGCAGCAGCAGGTAGATCAGCGAGCCCGGATACAGCGCGAGCGTGTTCCATTGCGCGAGGAACGGCGCGCCGCAGTTCACGTAGGGATTCCACAGTGGCAGCTCGCCATTCCAGAAGCACTCGCGCGCGTAGAACACGAACGGATAGCCGAGGAACCCGTAGTCGCGGTAGAAAAACGCGCCCGTCCCGAGCACCACGCCGGGAAACGTGGCGAACAACAGCACGCCGAGAAGGAGCGCGAAGCGGCGCGGATTAAACCAGGCGGAACCGTCCATTGCGTCATTGGCCATGGGTCAATCGCTTCCCCCGCCTCCACATCACGCCGCACACGGCAAGCGCGGCGAGCGAGATGAGGCAGCCGATGCGGAACTTCCGGTCTTCATACGCGAGGCGCACGCGGTGCGTGCCCGCGGGAACTTCAAGCGCCTGAAACGCGTGGTTCGCGCGCAGCAGCGGCACGGGCTTGTCGTCCACGTATGCCTTCCACGGATGATAAAACGTCTGCGCGATGGCGACGAGGGCGGGGACGTCCGCCGTGACTTCGCATTCCACACGATTTGCCGACCAAGACTGCTCGCGAAGGCTCGCCAATGACGGGCCGGTCACCGCAACCTTCGACCGGTATTCGGCCGGCAGGTGCACCTGGCCCCGTGGGTCGAACAAACCAGAGAATAGCAACTGCAATGTAGCCGAACTTTCCCTCTTCTCCCCGAACAGGGGCCGTTGACCGGCAGTGATGAATGGGAGACTTGATGGCCGACTCACCCCGGCAAGATTCGTCATCCCTGTGAGCACGTTTCCCACCCCAAGGAAGTTCAACAGCGCTTCGCTTGGCGCTGCATTCGAGGCGTAAATCCAGCTTTGCAACTCGTCCTGCTCGCGAATGCGCAGCGTGGAGGAGCCGTTCACCTTCGGCACACCGTCGAGCGCGTTGAGGTTCGACCAGAACGCGCGCCGCTTGAGGGCGAATTCCTGCGCCCAGTTCGTGGCACCGATGTGGAGCAGCGTCCGCTCGGCATCAGGCGAGATCATCAGCCGGCCATCGCCAGGCCTGAGCGCGATGCCTGTGGCTTCACGGCCGAGATTCGGCGCGAAGAGCTTCGCATCGAGCGTCGGATTCTGGTTCTTCAGATGCGTCAATCCGTCCGCCGCAATCAAGGCAAGTGTTGCAAGCCCTGCGAGCAAGCTCGTGCGCTGGCGCGGTCCGGCGCAGGCGTTGAACAGCATCGCCAGCGAACAACCGAAGAACAGCATCCGACCAACCGTGTTCGCCACGGTTTCGTCGAAGCGGTCGTAGGTCAGCGGGTGGCCGCGCATCCACCACAGCACGAGCAGCGCGATCGCCGGCACCAGCGTGGCGAGGACGAGCAGCGGCTGCCATTCAGTCGCCGATGGCCGATGGCCCATGGCCCATGGACCTGATGCCGTCGCGTCGCTCGCGCCGTCACGGGACAGGCACCACTTCACGCCGAATGCCGCGAGCAGCGACACGACGAACGCGACGAGGATCAGGAACTTCACCAGGTAGCGCGCGATGCCCACGACCGGGATGACCTTGTGCAGGAGCGGGAAGAGCGGCCCGTTGTTGCCCATCGCCAGGAGCACGGCGACCACGCCAAGCGCGGCGAGCAGCACCACGCGGCGGTCGCGCACGCGCCACACGGCCAGCGCCGCGAGCGCGAGCGCGGCGGCGCCTGCGTAACACGAGGTGAGGAACTCCTGTCCCTGCATGAAATAGAACTCCTGCGGCGACATCGCGCAGCGGAACATCGGCACGAGCAGGTTCGCCCAGCCCCACGCGGGCAGCGCCCACTTGCCGACGGCCTGCGACGGGTCGCGCTGCGAATGCGTGAGCAGGTCGAAGAATGGCAGCAGTTGCGCGGCACAAAGGGCCGAGACGAGTGCGAGGATGAGCGCAAATCGCAATCCGTAATGCGTCACCGGAACCCGGCTTCCGTCTTCCGTCTTTCGTTCCACGGATTCCACCGACAGAAGGCCGCCCAGCACGATCCACGTGAACACCACAATCTCCGGCGTGCCCGCAAGCATCTGCATCGAGGCGGCGAGCGCGGCGAGGACGACTGTGCGGCCGCCTTCCTTCCACGCGCGCTGGACAAGCAGCACAACCCACGGCATCCAGCCGAGGGCGACGGTGTAGTTCGGCCAGATGAGGCACGCGAGCGTGATGCCGTTGAAGACGAACACCGTTCCCGCGACAGCCGCGCCGAAGCGCGAATGGGTCCAACGCTCCGCCAGCTTGAACATGCCGATGCCGCCGAGCCACAAGTGCAGGAGGCAGAACACACCGAGCGACCACGGCAGCGGAAGCAGCACGTAGAACAGCGTGCCCGGATAGAGCACCATCGTGCCCCATTGCGCGAGGAAGGGCGCGCCGCAGTTGCTCAGCGGGTTCCACAGCGGCAATTCGCCCGACCAAATGGACTCGCGATGGTAATGCACAAATGGATACGCGAGCACGCCGTAGTCCGAGCGGAAAAACGACTCCGCGCCGAGCCACACCGTCGGGAATGCGGCGAACAGCGCCGCGAGCAGAAACAGCGCGAACCTCGGCAGCGTGAAACACGCGTCGAGTGTGGCAACACGGCCGCCCGCGCCCGCCGGAATGGTTGCATCACGGCTCATTCGGAGCGCCTCGGCGA carries:
- a CDS encoding type II secretion system protein encodes the protein MRLDLARHEARVAAGGLSIVAASALELHLFWDCIGRAASLASAPFTGPCRAVLRAGRGMTRTLTAPTMTANRTSSRADSAFTLIELLVVIAIIAILAGMLLPALAKAKDKAKQATCLNNAKQWGLAIQIYSGDYDDKIPRDGMGENGLYPGNVFAGPPAVNTGRPDDPAAWFNLLPRAGMNERPLSNYWVAPGSSVVSVNKANMPFPGNTHPKVWHCPGARFIGNDDASIALGGSGLNGFFSWTFNIDLKAIGPSAYPVMPRLPEIIHPTRTVLMYDTSFSPNEESNVPGTPNNFNSVNPANRYRSFANRHGKTGGNITFVDGHAELFKKSVITNGATMSGGTAALGEPTNGAPVIWNQAHRNRFP
- a CDS encoding YfhO family protein produces the protein MANDAMDGSAWFNPRRFALLLGVLLFATFPGVVLGTGAFFYRDYGFLGYPFVFYARECFWNGELPLWNPYVNCGAPFLAQWNTLALYPGSLIYLLLPLPWGLGVFCLAHWMLGGLGMHALAHRWTGSSFAAGVAGVAFVFGGTSLTSHIYPNYLVTFGWMPWVVLLVQRAGAEGGRNVVLAALAGAMQMMSGAPELILMTWGLCAALAGTTDDGSRVNKRQVAGRFLATVALVAGLCAVILMPFFQLLSVSQRARGFGGGEFGAGFWSLPAWGWANFIVPLFHCFKTPQGIYVQAGQSFLPSYYAGLGVLALAALAVWRMRDRRVWVLAAATALAVLMAMGTNGFLYPVIAMLAPVEFMRFPVKFILLTAFTLPLMAAFACGEGPGSKFKVQRAGTFAVLAAAVVGVVLLWAKHSALPTDDVQSTAVNAVVRVVLFALVLAVARLVAGQSREPMKLALQLGVLALFWLDLVTHSPRQNPTIPADVFGPGLAQAYHKLDPAPRVGEGRAMLSPRAELDLHTRMLPDFKNDFLAQRVALWGNLNHLDHLPKVNGATTLVSRESAEVNRLLYGSTNEFPRLMDFLGVSHVTAPGEVMKFVPRASPRLWVSIGQRPVFADAEATSRALGSKQFQPDVEVLLPAEAAAVVKATDTSRAKILDARFTQRRVEVTVETAGAAMLVVAQTWYPGWTATVDGQATRVWRANHAFQAIELPAGAKRVVLEYREPRLAAGAALSGLALLVCAWIWRGTKRGLPQAA